The following proteins are co-located in the Pyricularia oryzae 70-15 chromosome 1, whole genome shotgun sequence genome:
- a CDS encoding C6 zinc finger domain-containing protein: MMQQELPATKPDEQTATSKKKRTRSGCLNCRRKKRKCDENKPSCTRCSRVNEECKWGVRVGFRPVNPLTWVGPSSEQSLQAPSPLLPPSSSGQFEIVDLTKAIVYEYAGPEEKPARSGDLRNTTGNPNPSSANRHSLSLLVDGRGDATREPPSGSLGDLVENTPPESLIGVIQNRRGSKETCLSSEAPTHTPCAADSLELASSYHSPHSPLAEHAFAAANLLSLRDQAPPPLLPQEARPSLGVTSVSVPAAKSVDTTTVVITEAPPAPVGEFLSDYGYILNSDGSLLPGPTYFGLHNTLRDRLIQESLSRPSTPSPSCEDDVDIQPSMQADRLDHGDGSALNLKPDEEYLLWKNWIDEVCPWLDKFDCQEHFRLSLSKMASSHLHLKYSIMAVSARQMERQRGPQGPAIPSSLALYQQAIHHLLPQLATRSTAVIASCVLLCVLEMLSSSPKAWQRHLDGCATLLQAVPIHGFSGGVDQALFWCFARMDLAGGLISSTKTLIPPRVWTSEPSLSSALSLFQSHKSCDVYANQIVFLTAHVVELLHGSVSPAETIGPHGRSGTGGPLPVDSGSPNLAGRWEELAGAVETWYERRPQEMEPVFTVGTGDTTFPTLLFSNPAAISGNQVYHTAALLLLQYRPPRARLPPKSRSLLWHARRIIGISLSNTHHGCWTNSLQPIWIAGRCLSSPEEHRVILDLLARIETESGWATKWRADDLREWWGVPE; encoded by the exons ATGATGCAGCAAGAATTGCCAGCAACCAAACCTGATGAACAAACAGCAACCTCCAAAAAGAAACGGACACGGTCGGGGTGTTTAAACTGCCGacggaagaaaagaaaat GCGATGAAAATAAACCATCCTGCACTAGATGCAGTAGAGTTAACGAGGAGTGCAAATGGGGCGTTCGTGTTGGCTTTCGCCCTGTGAACCCATTGACCTGGGTTGGGCCATCCTCTGAGCAGAGCTTACAGGCTCCGAGTCCGCTGCTTCCCCCGTCCTCTTCTGGTCAGTTCGAGATTGTCGACCTGACTAAGGCCATCGTTTACGAATATGCGGGGCCAGAAGAGAAGCCAGCAAGGTCCGGGGACCTACGCAACACGACCGGCAATCCCAATCCGTCTTCGGCAAACCGTCACAGCCTTTCCCTCCTCGTGGACGGTCGGGGGGATGCGACGCGCGAACCACCATCAGGCTCTCTGGGGGACCTGGTCGAAAATACACCACCAGAATCACTGATAGGCGTCATTCAAAACCGCCGAGGCTCAAAGGAAACATGCTTATCATCAGAGGCACCCACCCACACGCCTTGTGCTGCAGACAGCCTCGAGCTTGCCTCGAGTTACCACAGCCCACATTCGCCGCTAGCAGAGCACGCATTCGCCGCGGCCAACCTGCTGTCCCTGCGCGATCAggcaccgccgccactcCTGCCCCAGGAGGCCCGTCCAAGCTTGGGCGTAACCTCCGTGTCCGTTCCGGCGGCCAAATCTGTGGATACGACCACCGTTGTCATAACTGAGGCTCCCCCAGCTCCCGTCGGCGAATTTCTATCGGATTATGGTTACATTCTCAACAGCGATGGAAGCCTGCTTCCGGGCCCAACGTACTTTGGCCTGCACAATACTCTGAGGGACCGCCTCATCCAGGAAAGCTTATCTAGGCCCAGCACCCCTTCTCCCAGCTGCGAGGATGATGTGGACATTCAACCAAGCATGCAAGCTGATAGGCTTGACCACGGGGATGGGAGCGCCTTGAACCTCAAACCTGACGAGGAGTATCTCCTCTGGAAAAACTGGATCGATGAGGTGTGCCCTTGG CTCGATAAATTTGACTGTCAAGAACACTTTCGACTCAGCCTGTCCAAGATGGCTAGTTCACATCTTCACCTCAAATACTCTATAATGGCAGTCTCTGCCCGGCAAATGGAAAGGCAGAGAGGACCCCAGGGGCCTGCCATTCCCAGTAGCCTTGCATTGTACCAACAAGCCATTCACCACCTTCTCCCCCAGCTGGCAACCCGtagcacggcagtcatcgcgTCATGCGTCCTGCTTTGCGTTCTGGAGATGCTTAGCTCCTCACCAAAAGCCTGGCAAAGGCACCTTGATGGCTGCGCAACCCTCCTACAGGCCGTTCCCATCCATGGCTTCTCTGGAGGAGTGGATCAAGCACTGTTTTGGTGCTTTGCTCGCATGGACTTGGCCGGAGGTTTGATATCATCCACCAAGACCCTCATACCACCACGAGTTTGGACTTCCGAGCCGTCTCTTTCTTCCGCTCTCTCCCTGTTTCAATCGCACAAATCCTGCGATGTATATGCAAATCAGATCGTCTTTCTCACTGCACACGTCGTCGAGCTGCTTCATGGTTCTGTCTCGCCAGCAGAAACCATAGGGCCTCACGGTCGTTCCGGCACTGGTGGCCCTCTCCCCGTGGACTCAGGCAGCCCCAACCTGGCTGGCAGGTGGGAAGAGCTGGCCGGGGCGGTGGAAACCTGGTATGAGCGACGACCTCAGGAGATGGAACCCGTCTTTACCGTCGGCACGGGCGACACTACCTTCCCAACGTTACTATTCAGCAACCCGGCTGCCATCTCAGGCAATCAGGTATACCACACTGCGGCTttgctcctgctgcagtacCGGCCTCCGCGGGCCCGTCTGCCGCCAAAAAGCCGCTCTTTACTCTGGCACGCGAGGCGAATCATCGGCATCTCGCTGTCCAATACGCACCACGGGTGCTGGACAAACAGCCTGCAGCCCATATGGATAGCGGGGAGGTGCCTCAGCAGTCCCGAGGAGCATCGGGTCATACTGGACCTCTTGGCGAGGATCGAGACGGAGAGCGGCTGGGCGACGAAATGGAGGGCCGACGATCTTCGGGAGTGGTGGGGCGTACCCGAGTAG
- a CDS encoding NADP-dependent mannitol dehydrogenase: MSSTSRFSLAGKTVAITGGGRGLGITLALAVVEAGGHVACLDILPEPAADEWEALQKTAASARGGPLGCSYHRCDVTSEAEMEKMIDSIAEEAAGRGAELAGCVACAGIQQKTPALDYPAADFERILRVNVTGVFITAKYAARVMVRRGVKGSIVLIGSMSGEIANRGLTCTAYNSSKAAVQQMCRSLAQEWGKHGIRVNTLSPGYIRTAMTDELLAAEPSLEETWMAGALLGRLGTPEDFMSPAVFLLADGSSFMTGSDLRVDGGHCASA, encoded by the exons atgtcgtccacgTCCAGATTCAGCCTCGCCGGCAAAACCGTCGCCATCACAGGTGGCGGACGAGGCCTGGGTATCACACTTGCGCTCGCCGTGGTCGAAGCCGGCGGCCACGTCGCCTGTCTCGACATCCTCCCAGAGCCCGCCGCAGACGAGTGGGAGGCCCTCCAGAAGACGGCAGCCTCCGCACGGGGCGGGCCGCTCGGCTGCTCATACCACCGGTGCGACGTGACATCCGAGGCCGAGATGGAAAAGATGATCGACTCCATCGCGGAGGAGGCGGCAGGCCGGGGCGCCGAGCTGGCGGGGTGCGTGGCCTGCGCGGGGATACAACAAAAGACGCCGGCGCTCGACTACCCGGCCGCCGACTTTGAGCGGATCCTCCGGGTCAACGTGACGGGGGTGTTCATCACGGCCAAGTACGCGGCGCGGGTCATGGTCCGGCGAGGGGTCAAGGGTAGCATCGTGCTGATCGGCAGCATGAGCGGCGAGATTGCCAATCGCGGGCTCACGTGCACCGCctacaacagcagcaaggcggcGGTCCAGCAGATGTGCAGATCTCTGGCTCAAGAATGGGGAAAGCATGGCATCAGGGTTAACACGTTATCTCCCGGG TACATCCGAACCGCCATGACGGACGAACTGTTGGCAGCAgaaccctcgttggaggagacATGGATGGCGGGCGCCCTTCTGGGAAGGTTAGGAACGCCCGAGGATTTCATGAGCCCCGCCGTGTTTTTGCTGGCGGACGGCAGCTCTTTCATGACGGGTAGCGACCTGCGCGTTGATGGAGGGCATTGCGCGTCGGCTTAG
- a CDS encoding alpha-L-fucosidase 1: protein MHRPSVLYSHFWLLLTSMASASVLAVQPAAEAQNVASQKPAPYLRTPTERQLSWHRLEYYAFAHFGPNTFTGEEWGRSQRPPDVFAPTSLDTDQWAETFKRAGMAGMILTAKHHDGMALWNTSSTTYKIANGKWAKDREAERLDADVVRMAATSAKKHGLKFGVYLSPWDIHRDPAMPKPTLAGTIFDEAQIFGDGSPGDYNELYVQQLTELVDMKLEDGSNVELFEVWLDGASGSATVQTFDWSRYREVIRTHQPGAVMWGHQGPDARWVGNEDGYSVQTNWHTISRTQDQERYGERELETGVRDGLYWTPAEADARMRAGWFWHAEEKPKTAKDLMDMYMGSVGRSVNLLLNVGPDNTGRIPQVDVDALMEFKELRDGFFERKLLRPGLGVSASSVRAGDAMQFGPENVLDDRQDTYWTMEDDQTTGSLEVDVGGTITIEAVAIQEHIALGQRVGGYAFDVFSDDAWKEVVSGTSVGYGRIDRLNTTMTGTRLRLRVTQANAVPMIQGIQAFGTRVS, encoded by the coding sequence ATGCACCGGCCATCTGTCTTGTACAGCCATTTTTGGTTACTCCTGACCTCAATGGCATCCGCATCGGTGCTCGCGGTGCAACCTGCCGCGGAAGCGCAGAATGTCGCCTCCCAGAAGCCAGCCCCTTACCTGCGCACGCCCACCGAGCGACAGCTGAGCTGGCACCGTCTCGAGTACTACGCCTTTGCGCACTTTGGCCCAAACACCTTCACCGGTGAAGAATGGGGAAGAAGCCAACGGCCGCCAGATGTCTTCGCCCCGACGTCGCTCGACACGGACCAGTGGGCCGAGACTTTTAAGCGCGCCGGCATGGCCGGCATGATCCTGACGGCCAAGCACCACGACGGCATGGCGCTGTGGAACACGTCCTCGACCACCTACAAGATTGCCAACGGCAAGTGGGCCAAGGACCGCGAGGCAGAGAGACTCGACGCCGACGTGGTGCGCATGGCAGCCACGTCGGCGAAAAAGCACGGCCTCAAGTTCGGCGTGTACCTCTCCCCTTGGGACATTCACCGCGACCCGGCCATGCCCAAGCCCACGCTGGCGGGGACCATCTTTGACGAAGCGCAGATCTTTGGCGACGGCAGCCCCGGCGACTACAACGAGCTGTACGTGCAGCAGCTGACGGAGCTCGTGGACATGAAGCTGGAAGACGGGTCGAACGTGGAACTGTTCGAGGTATGGCTGGACGGGGCTAGCGGATCGGCCACGGTACAGACGTTTGACTGGTCCAGGTACCGGGAAGTGATTCGGACGCATCAGCCTGGTGCCGTCATGTGGGGTCACCAGGGCCCGGACGCCCGCTGGGTCGGCAACGAGGATGGCTACTCCGTCCAGACCAACTGGCACACCATCAGCCGCACGCAGGACCAGGAGCGCTACGGCGAGCGGGAGCTCGAGACTGGTGTCCGCGACGGCCTGTACTGGACGCCGGCGGAGGCGGACGCGAGGATGCGTGCCGGCTGGTTCTGGCACGCAGAGGAGAAGCCCAAGACGGCAAAGGACCTGATGGATATGTACATGGGGTCGGTCGGGCGGAGCGTCAACCTGCTGCTCAACGTCGGACCGGACAACACGGGGCGGATCCCACAGGTGGACGTCGATGCTCTGATGGAGTTCAAGGAGCTGCGGGATGGGTTCTTTGAGAGGAAGCTCCTCCGGCCGGGGCTTGGTGTGAGTGCGAGCAGTGTCCGGGCCGGAGACGCTATGCAATTCGGTCCAGAGAATGTGCTTGATGACAGGCAGGATACTTATTGGACCATGGAAGATGACCAAACCACCGGGTCGCTCGAGGTTGATGTCGGCGGTACAATTACTATTGAGGCTGTTGCAATCCAGGAGCACATCGCCTTGGGCCAACGTGTGGGCGGATATGCATTCGACGTCTTCTCTGACGATGCTTGGAAAGAGGTTGTGAGCGGTACGTCTGTGGGCTATGGACGGATCGACAGGCTGAACACAACAATGACCGGGACACGACTGCGGCTGCGTGTCACCCAGGCGAACGCCGTTCCGATGATTCAGGGAATCCAGGCATTCGGGACAAGAGTATCCTAG
- a CDS encoding N amino acid transport system protein produces MSKESNRDVSPDGLTSSPPDIQQNGGNGTQLRTPLRDFRQWFGGPGVTIGPRITSVVVPSVESDSEAGSELVQKQIDSEANAGIQYRTCSWQKTAALLFSEYICLAIMSFPWSYSILGLVPGLIFTVFVALVVLYTSLVLWEFCLRHPEVRDVCDIGQMLFWGKKWAWYATAVMFLLNNTFIQGLHVLVGAKYLNTMTGRSDSVQCQTVSFGIIVAIVCWLCSLPRTFSMLSKLGTASAAFTFISVLLATIFAGIQGDPAGFDPRDSYTTPAGVAKVGGNPIVTAFPTASTTFVMATTAFLNISYTFIGQITLPSFIAEMKDPRDFPKALWACTIAEIFVFSIVGSVIYAYTGNQYMTSPAFGSLHDVYKKVSFSFMIPTIIFLGVLYASVSARFIFFRLFDGSRHKSEHTVLGWSAWAAILFTTWILAFIVAEVIPFFSDLLSLMSSLFDSFFGFIFWGVAYFRMRRADRRKNPDEQQTATGIALSALNVFIILIGVFFLTVGTYATVQSIIDSFHLGAVGTVFTCASNAL; encoded by the exons ATGTCCAAAGAAAGCAATCGGGACGTATCGCCCGACGGGCTCACCTCCTCGCCTCCAGATATCCAGCAAAATGGAGGTAACGGCACTCAACTGCGGACACCACTCCGAGACTTTCGACAATGGTTCGGCGGACCTGGAGTGACCATCGGCCCCCGCATCACTTCAGTTGTTGTGCCCTCGGTCGAATCCGACTCGGAAGCCGGCTCTGAGCTTGTGCAAAAACAGATTGACAGCGAAGCAAATGCGGGCATCCAATACCGCACATGCAGTTGGCAAAAG ACGGCAGCACTGCTCTTCTCCGAGTATATCTGCCTGGCCATCATGAGCTTTCCTTGGTCGTATAGCATACTTGGACTTGTGCCTGG GCTCATCTTTACTGTGTTCGTTGCACTTGTAGTGCTTTACAC GTCACTGGTGCTTTGGGAGTTTTGTCTACGCCATCCCGAGGTTCGCGATGTTTGCGACATCGGGCAGATGCTTTTCTGGGGCAAGAAATGGGCGTGGTATGCCACAGCCGTCATGTTTCTACTCAACAACACG TTCATCCAA GGTCTCCACGTGCTGGTGGGCGCAAAATATCTCAACACGATGACTGGTAGAAGTGATTCAGTTCAGTGTCAGACGGTTAGTTTTGGCATCATCGTCGCCATTGTCTGTTGGCTGTGCTCCCTTCCCCGAACCTTTAGCATGTTGAGCAAGCTCGGCACGGCATCGGCTGCTTTTACCTTCATCTCAGTTCTCCTTGCTACCATCTTTGCCGGTATCCAAGGAGACCCAGCCGGATTCGATCCGAGGGATTCGTATACTACCCCAGCCGGGGTGGCCAAGGTTGGCGGAAATCCAATCGTCACGGCTTTCCCAACGGCCAGCACCACTTTCGTCATGGCCACGACTGCTTTCCTTAATATCAGCTACACGTTCATTGGTCAGATAACACTGCCAAGCTTCATTGCTGAGATGAAGGATCCTAG AGACTTTCCCAAAGCCCTCTGGGCCTGCACCATTGCCGAAATCTTCGTCTTCAGCATCGTCGGGTCTGTCATCTACGCTTATACGGGCAATCAATACATGACGTCGCCCGCATTTGGTTCGCTCCATGATGTCTACAAAAAAGTTTCATTCTCCTTCATGATACCTACAATCATCTTCCTGGGAGTCTTGTACGCCTCGGTCTCGGCAAGGTTCATATTTTTCAGACTATTCGATGGCTCGAGGCACAAGAGCGAACACACTGTGCTGGGATGGTCCGCTTGGGCTGCAATTCTTT TCACGACTTGGATTCTTGCCTTTATCGTCGCCGAGGTCAtccctttcttttctgaTC TCCTGTCCCTCATGTCATCGCTGTTTGATAGCTTCTTCGGCTTCATATTCTGGGGCGTCGCTTACTTCCGCATGCGCCGCGCCGACCGTCGCAAAAACCCCGACGAGCAACAGACAGCCACCGGGATTGCGCTCAGTGCGCTCAACGTCttcatcatcctcatcggTGTATTCTTCCTCACCGTTGGCACTTATGCCACAGTACAAAGCATTATCGATTCGTTCCATCTAGGCGCAGTTGGAACTGTGTTTACATGTGCGAGTAACGCTCTTTGA